The proteins below come from a single Mya arenaria isolate MELC-2E11 chromosome 8, ASM2691426v1 genomic window:
- the LOC128244714 gene encoding uncharacterized protein LOC128244714, which yields MLQNHGVEKRSHISGRSVHNQRIERFWREPWQGCTCTYYELFRTMEQNGILDVDNEVNLLSLHLVFLKRIQSSVDRFVHAVSNRPLRTEHNKTPMQMWIMGQFLDPKIQLTAEESEVYGMDFGIPESVCNGDEESIVVPQLLQVQEVNYPEAEINAILEQPVDTPFEVQMYMDVCSLFESF from the exons ATGCTTCAGAATCATGGTGTTGAGAAAAGAAGCCATATTTCTGGCAGAAGTGTACATAATCAACG AATTGAGCGGTTCTGGCGGGAACCGTGGCAGGGATGCACCTGCACCTACTATGAGCTATTCCGTACAATGGAACAGAATGGAATTCTTGATGTAGACAACGAGGTCAACCTCCTTTCTCTTCACCTTGTCTTTCTGAAGAGGATTCAAAGTTCAGTGGACCGTTTTGTACATGCTGTTTCCAATCGACCACTACGGACAGAACACAATAAAACACCCATGCAAATGTGGATTATGGGACAATTCTTGGACCCAAAGATTCAGCTTACTGCTGAG GAATCAGAGGTTTATGGCATGGACTTTGGTATTCCTGAATCTGTTTGCAATGGTGATGAAGAAAGTATAGTTGTACCACAACTGTTACAAGTGCAGGAAGTGAACTATCCTGAGGCTGAGATAAATGCAATACTTGAACAGCCTGTTGACACACCATTCGAAGTACAAATGTACATGGATGTATGTTCTCTCTTTGAATCCTTTTGA
- the LOC128244711 gene encoding uncharacterized protein LOC128244711 has protein sequence MFDSNIKAFKTAIKKACSVALPRKQLKVFGVVCLKKDKKNEQTLQIEMNINNEEVGAGQSQQSVDENHRVSADTTELSNEICKFAQRLISYEDQLEVVGIINISHITTDYCITLKCSVDHTPVPTGNVKRNVYQSIEDDKNKTVTKVVIPPKDKKQTKKEIKGMQDKPLFTGSVKRNVGQKSEEGKTQPVTKDVNPTHCKKQTKKEDEGTQDKPFPTDSEQTVNKQEKICHMGTKTFISPNLKAPKIQLQTEHGLIQGLEDTMQFVHVHEESKTAETGRYEYGDYSTTITTPSRPVAATNVNMKRKNTSQVEQVGANASTIGKKAKQEMSEDMTTIKDKLTCRNCKKKILYRKKCMIKHIKICANVSDQDALGYIKIG, from the exons ATGTTTGATTCAAACATCAAAGCGTTTAAAACAGCCATTAAGAAGGCGTGCAGTGTTGCTCTTCCAAGGAAACAACTAAAGGTGTTTGGTGTTGTTTGTTTGAAGAAGGACAAGAAAAATGAACAGACGCTGCaaattgaaatgaacataaacaacGAAGAGGTCGGCGCAGGTCAATCTCAGCAGAGCGTCGACGAAAATCACAG aGTCAGTGCGGATACTACCGAATTGTCGAATGAAATTTGTAAGTTTGCTCAAAGGTTGATCAGTTATGAAGATCAATTGGAAGTGGTCGGTATTATCAACATATCGCATATAACAACCGATTATTGTATCACTCTAAAGTGCAGTGTAGATCATACGCCTGTTCCCACTGGGAACGTAAAACGCAATGTATATCAATCAATAGAAGACGACAAAAACAAAACCGTCACTAAAGTCGTTATCCCCCCAAAAGACAAGAAGCAAACAAAGAAAGAGATCAAGGGAATGCAAGATAAGCCTCTTTTCACTGGGAGCGTTAAGCGCAACGTCGGTCAAAAATCTGAAGAAGGCAAAACACAACCTGTAACTAAAGACGTTAACCCAACACATTGCAAGAAGCAAACAAAGAAAGAGGACGAGGGAACACAAGATAAACCTTTCCCCACTGACAGCGAACAAACAGTGAACAAGCAAGAGAAAATATGTCATATGGGAaccaaaacatttatatcaccAAACCTAAAAGCGCCAAAAATTCAACTTCAGACAGAGCATGGTTTAATACAGGGGTTGGAAGATACTATGCAGTTTGTGCATGTGCATGAGGAATCCAAAACTGCTGAGACAGGAAGATATGAATATGGTGATTATAGCACTACAATTACAACACCGAGTAGACCCGTAGCAGCAACAAATGTaaacatgaaaagaaaaaatacgAGCCAGGTTGAACAAGTTGGAGCAAATGCCTCAACAATCGGTAAAAAAGCAAAGCAAGAAATGTCTGAAGATATGACAACGATAAAGGATAAACTGACATGCCGGAATTGTAAAAAGAAGATACTGTATCGCAAGAAATgcatgataaaacatattaaaatatgcgCTAATGTAAGTGACCAGGATGCACTAGGATATATCAAAATAGGATAA